One segment of Triticum aestivum cultivar Chinese Spring chromosome 2A, IWGSC CS RefSeq v2.1, whole genome shotgun sequence DNA contains the following:
- the LOC123186537 gene encoding probable alpha-glucosidase Os06g0675700, with amino-acid sequence MPTNSTMSSASSDLTFTIHPSPFRFTVSRRSTGDTLFDTSANLVFKDRYLEVTSALPADRASLYGLGEQKKQTFRLQHNDTFTLWNGDVTWSDQPDLNLYGSHPFYMDVRSGGAAHGVLLLNSNGMDILYGGSYVTYKVIGGVLDFYFFVGPSPLDVVDQYTQLIGRPAPMPYWSFGFHQSRYGYKNVADLDGVVAGYAKARIPLEAIWSDIDYMDGYQDFTLDPVNYPSKQLRPFVDRLHNNGQKYVVTVHPAIKRQAAPHEDLFLKRNGANLVGEAWPGEVYFLDFMSPRSTQYWARKISEFRRTIPVDGLWCDINEPSNFKQWQPLNQLDDPPYRINNSGFHLPINYRTVPVSTVHYNGVSEYDAHNLFGLLQAQATHAGLLRDTTRRPFVLSRSTFVGSGRYAAHWAGNNVARWDELAQSINTILNFGLFGIPMMGADICGFNGNTTQELCSRWIQLGAFYPFARAHAEKTTLRRELYVWEPTARSARKALGMRYRLLPYMYTLMYEAHMTGAPIARPLFFSYPQDADTYGVDRQFMLGRGVLVSPVLQPGATTVDAYFPAGRWFSLYDYSLAYTMKVGKRVTLPAPADLANAHLAGGNILLLQHADLTTSAARQSEFHLLVALAENGTASGELFLDDGDSPEMGAVGGSWTLVRFSCDREESKGMVTTKVSSHVVQNSYAPSRAQVIGKVVFMGLPSAPKSFTIYVNSVQLKAARTKSRTSGVFSISGLSLAIGQKFEIKLVMSH; translated from the exons ATGCCGACCAACAGCACCATGTCCAGCGCGTCTTCCGACCTGACCTTCACCATCCACCCCAGCCCGTTCCGCTTCACGGTCTCCCGTCGCTCCACCGGGGACACCCTCTTTGACACTTCCGCCAACCTTGTCTTCAAGGACCG GTACTTGGAGGTGACATCGGCGCTGCCGGCTGACCGAGCATCCCTGTATGGGCTCGGCGAGCAGAAAAAACAGACGTTCCGGCTACAACACAATGACACTTTCACGCTGTGGAACGGGGACGTGACGTGGTCCGACCAACCGGACCTCAACCTCTATGGCTCGCACCCGTTTTACATGGACGTGCGCTCCGGCGGTGCCGCGCATGGCGTGCTCCTCCTGAACAGCAATGGGATGGACATACTGTACGGCGGATCCTACGTCACCTACAAGGTGATCGGTGGCGTGCTAGACTTCTACTTCTTCGTCGGTCCCTCCCCGCTCGACGTCGTGGACCAGTACACACAGCTCATCGGCCGCCCTGCCCCCATGCCCTACTGGTCATTCG GGTTCCACCAGTCTAGGTATGGCTACAAGAACGTGGCTGATCTGGATGGCGTGGTCGCCGGCTACGCCAAGGCCAGGATCCCACTGGAGGCGATCTGGTCGGACATCGACTACATGGACGGTTACCAGGACTTCACGCTGGATCCGGTGAACTACCCGTCCAAGCAGCTCCGGCCATTCGTGGACCGGCTCCACAACAATGGCCAGAAATACGTGGTCACCGTACACCCGGCTATCAAACGGCAAGCAGCACCTCACGAGGACTTGTTCCTCAAGCGAAACGGCGCCAACCTGGTAGGCGAGGCGTGGCCAGGCGAGGTCTACTTCCTGGACTTCATGAGCCCACGTAGCACCCAGTACTGGGCACGAAAGATCTCTGAGTTTCGGCGGACCATCCCTGTGGATGGGCTCTGGTGCGACATTAACGAGCCCTCCAACTTCAAGCAGTGGCAGCCTCTCAATCAGTTGGACGACCCGCCCTACCGCATCAACAACTCCGGCTTCCACCTTCCCATCAACTACAGGACTGTGCCGGTCTCAACGGTGCACTACAACGGCGTGTCCGAGTACGACGCGCACAATCTCTTCGGCCTCCTCCAGGCGCAGGCCACGCACGCCGGGCTGCTCAGGGACACCACACGCCGCCCCTTCGTGCTCAGCCGCTCTACCTTTGTCGGCTCCGGCCGTTACGCCGCGCACTGGGCCGGCAACAATGTCGCGCGGTGGGACGAGCTTGCGCAATCCATCAACACCATCCTCAACTTTGGCCTCTTCGGCATCCCAATGATGGGCGCCGACATCTGTGGCTTCAACGGCAACACCACCCAGGAGCTCTGCAGCCGCTGGATTCAGCTTGGCGCATTCTACCCGTTCGCCAGGGCCCACGCAGAGAAGACAACCCTCCGGCGAGAGCTCTATGTGTGGGAGCCGACGGCACGGTCGGCGAGGAAAGCGTTGGGGATGCGCTATCGGCTACTGCCCTACATGTACACGCTAATGTACGAGGCGCACATGACGGGGGCGCCCATCGCGCGGCCACTCTTCTTCTCCTACCCGCAGGATGCCGACACCTATGGCGTGGACAGGCAGTTCATGCTAGGCCGCGGCGTGCTTGTCTCTCCGGTGCTACAGCCCGGCGCCACCACCGTGGACGCCTATTTCCCGGCCGGCCGGTGGTTCAGTCTTTACGACTACTCCCTCGCCTACACCATGAAGGTCGGCAAGCGCGTGACCCTCCCGGCGCCAGCGGACTTGGCAAACGCGCACCTGGCCGGCGGCAACATCCTACTACTGCAGCATGCCGACCTCACCACGTCCGCTGCACGCCAAAGCGAGTTCCACCTCCTTGTGGCGCTCGCGGAGAATGGGACGGCCAGTGGGGAGCTGTTCTTGGATGACGGCGACTCGCCGGAGATGGGCGCTGTGGGAGGCAGTTGGACCCTGGTGAGATTCAGCTGCGACAGGGAGGAAAGCAAAGGCATGGTCACCACCAAGGTGAGTTCACATGTGGTTCAGAACTCATACGCGCCGAGTCGGGCGCAGGTCATCGGCAAGGTGGTCTTCATGGGGCTGCCGTCCGCACCAAAGAGCTTCACTATCTATGTAAACAGCGTGCAGCTCAAGGCAGCCCGCACCAAGTCCCGGACGAGTGGAGTCTTCAGCATCAGTGGCCTGTCGCTGGCAATCGGACAGAAGTTTGAGATAAAGCTTGTCATGTCCCATTAG